From the genome of Aspergillus fumigatus Af293 chromosome 1, whole genome shotgun sequence, one region includes:
- a CDS encoding putative TMEM1 family protein yields the protein MEKTSSQASSSSVTVEYTDPWGLFALVEPIIEDKLPLKNLHWKSPTRPVRSIESLRIGFVPAQLETDERKPSSDTSRSAPVAHRRHQIPGLRQTPYLKIYFLRCDDNESYKATARKALRDWIKAHASTPQAGASAASNQEKHDAFEWLIVHVVQDGDGKEKAAPASKWGRSTTTVLEKIKADFNGSSKSAVDRVAQLRLPRPGSTQRPTELADQVEDLVEKMKNAILASFDLRVAQYEEDIKEKDSQRSLPGWNFCTFFILKEGLARGFENVGLFEDALVGYDELSVGLDKAIHEQLQGTGDQHGGAFLTASKDWREKAMAALQEAGSVPSNEDDAVKSVAVGEIDPEDFPLDSNRKPYREMILASDISIFDFRTYVFSRQLTLLLRAARAPSLVATETGASQNGKGDKKPEDLMLLSELCERAADFITLAARTLRADLDSGLADVDHPSKTHLINNLVSSWAYAAASQVLVQTYTPKLTLPESSLHAMSKAVAATTPEPKPEVPRRSSSLMSPVTTRPGRSNSHGIPLPDTLANAARPDHESQKPVPAFIPKTGSEQLASGRGELFSLARRLLEEIACRCGWNEKWKDLGLLFDDQDQGEGEMTEVSLDGGTDEKPDEKPKGESLVSNPLLGIDLLELRTALRSRKTFRSHYEQLTDLVYRHYVMANRTYSAQTALADMALLRYRQNDYNAAASYFHQIIPFYGTKNWILLEGIMLEMYARCLEELKRSEEYVRTMLRLLAKFAVHTHSGLTAREKTLDASSIFTEQSLVSRYVEKLFEASGTLQKEVSAPFADFFADLEVKPIIIHYGDKDGFQMQLSLRFLLGKRIEIDSMKVRLVSASGPHSNENWIETATKAIIKSSPTKVLVDSTATLQGKYFVDRLEMRAGNILFTLAGGTHPALPVGFREVLDAEEADSRPYVYCFPRPEGLQAKITSPHLVNLEQMRTLELELYSGCNSVKTGKIRVRPATAGLRLRVAEAEVVEGSVTISTNSESGNIGITQLEPQSILRLRIPYTVEEVHPMLSARAEVLYETDSGRFSYSSLHNIVSALPISVNVQDVFKDQVLFSRFTVSPAMMIPLRVLKCSIPSSDVYEVQSNVKDPVAMDVFPKQPASLLYRIQQRKDSVTSPSSRRSLRLSVEFTCVDDECLDAVETRFKSCIGDSDFRQYTTLLTSHIVQAFRTQLSTADMEVVGLIRELRTLSYANVGWDGLLSALKEPVDGLKAWLMAWHQNNPIISLPKQPTILSRRIVIPVDIPKIQVLHTAELRLKNLADQPRHAAVGQMIAAELVLRHTRRWSSPETRENAGGTLEFSYEIHANPELWLIGGRRRGNFVASENETQTFAVMLLPQKAGHLLLPGLEIKSYVPAAPPSTATTSQPGNLAVGGAPSLQRRQIPSEVDYRNHGETVLVLPDLRQTTVSLSPAGGGHGGSWLINSESRNEVHA from the exons ATGGAGAAGACTTCATCACAAGCAAGCTCGAGCAGTGTGACCG TCGAGTATACCGATCCGTGGGGACTATTTGCACTCGTTGAACCCATCATCGAAGATAAGCTCCCCCTTAAAAACCTCCACTGGAAATCGCCCACCCGACCCGTTCGATCTATCGAGTCGCTCCGCATCGGCTTCGTTCCAGCCCAGCTTGAGACAGACGAGCGCAAGCCGTCGAGCGATACCTCCAGGAGTGCTCCGGTGGCTCACCGACGCCATCAGATCCCTGGTCTGCGTCAAACACCGTATTTGAAGATCTACTTCCTCCGATGCGATGACAATGAAAGCTATAAGGCAACCGCTCGCAAGGCCTTGCGGGACTGGATCAAGGCCCACGCGTCGACGCCGCAGGCCGGCGCCTCGGCAGCAAGCAATCAGGAGAAGCATGATGCGTTCGAGTGGTTGATCGTGCACGTGGTACAAGACGGTGACggcaaggagaaggccgcgCCGGCGTCGAAATGGGGCCGGAGCACCACGACCGtcctcgagaagatcaaggcgGATTTCAATGGATCGTCCAAGTCGGCTGTTGATCGGGTGGCGCAGTTGCGTCTGCCCCGGCCGGGGAGCACGCAGCGGCCGACTGAGCTGGCGGATCAGGTGGAGGACTTAgtggagaagatgaagaatgcCATTCTGGCGTCATTCGATCTCCGCGTGGCGCAGTatgaggaggatatcaaggagaaggactCGCAGCGGAGTCTGCCCGGTTGGAATTTTTGCACGTTCTTTATACTCAAGGAGGGGCTTGCGAGAGGCTTCGAGAATGTGGGTTTGTTCGAGGATGCGCTGGTCGGGTACGATGAGCTCTCTGTGGGGTTGGATAAGGCCATTCACGAGCAGCTTCAGGGTACGGGTGATCAGCATGGGGGTGCTTTTTTGACTGCCAGCAAGGACTGGCGGGAGAAAGCTATGGCCGCTTTGCAGGAGGCAGGCTCAGTGCCCTCTAATGAAGATGACGCTGTGAAGTCGGTCGCTGTTGGGGAAATTGACCCCGAGGACTTTCCGCTAGATTCAAATCGAAAGCCTTACCGGGAGATGATTCTCGCCAGCGATATCTCAATATTCGATTTCCGCACTTATGTGTTCTCCCGGCAGCTGACCTTGCTCCTGAGAGCCGCAAGAGCGCCGTCCTTGGTTGCGACAGAGACCGGCGCAAGCCAGAATGGGAAGGGGGATAAGAAACCCGAAGACTTGATGCTTCTCTCCGAGCTTTGTGAGAGAGCCGCCGATTTCATTACCCTCGCCGCACGTACGCTGAGAGCCGACCTCGACTCCGGCTTGGCTGATGTGGATCATCCGTCCAAGACGCACCTCATAAACAACCTGGTATCGTCGTGGGCCTATGCTGCAGCAAGCCAGGTCTTGGTTCAGACATACACACCGAAGCTCACATTGCCTGAATCATCCCTTCATGCTATGAGCAAGGCGGTGGCGGCCACCACCCCGGAACCCAAGCCCGAGGTCCCCAGACGCTCTAGCTCATTGATGTCTCCAGTCACAACTCGCCCTGGCCGTTCTAACAGCCACGGTATTCCGCTCCCAGATACTCTTGCCAATGCCGCTCGCCCAGACCACGAATCACAGAAGCCTGTACCTGCCTTTATCCCAAAGACCGGTTCCGAGCAATTAGCCAGTGGGAGAGGGGAGCTCTTTTCGCTCGCACGACGCCTTTTGGAAGAAATCGCTTGCAGATGTGGTTGGAAcgagaagtggaaggatcTGGGGCTACTTTTCGACGACCAAGATCAAGGCGAGGGCGAGATGACTGAAGTTTCCTTAGACGGTGGGACGGACGAGAAGCCGGACGAGAAGCCGAAGGGAGAGTCTCTGGTTTCGAATCCTCTTCTTGGAATTGATCTTCTTGAGCTGAGGACTGCTCTGCGATCGAGAAAGACTTTCCGCTCTCATTACGAGCAGCTTACGGACTTGGTGTATCGGCACTATGTTATGGCGAACCGCACATATTCAGCCCAGACGGCTCTCGCCGACATGGCTCTTTTACGTTATCGACAGAATGATTACAACGCGGCGGCCTCCTATTTCCACCAAATCATCCCATTCTACGGGACCAAGAATTGGATTTTACTGGAAGGCATCATGCTCGAAATGTATGCCAGATGTCTCGAAGAGCTGAAACGAAGCGAGGAGTACGTACGAACGATGTTGCGGCTTCTTGCCAAATTCGCCGTGCACACGCACTCGGGTTTGACTGCGCGGGAGAAGACGCTCGACGCTTCTTCAATCTTTACCGAACAGAGCCTGGTTTCCCGGTACGTGGAGAAACTCTTTGAAGCCTCGGGCACGCTTCAAAAAGAAGTCTCGGCTCCTTTCGCCGACTTCTTTGCAGACTTGGAGGTGAAaccaatcatcattcattACGGTGACAAGGATGGATTTCAGATGCAACTTAGCCTGCGGTTTTTACTGGGGAAACGAATCGAGATTGATTCGATGAAGGTGCGGCTTGTCAGTGCGAGCGGGCCGCATAGCAACGAGAACTGGATAGAAACTGCCACTAAGGCGATTATTAAGTCGTCGCCCACGAAGGTTCTCGTTGACTCTACG GCTACTTTGCAAGGAAAGTACTTTGTCGACCGCCTGGAAATGCGAGCTGGcaacatcctcttcaccCTGGCTGGCGGAACTCACCCAGCCCTTCCTGTGGGCTTTAGGGAGGTGCTCGACGCCGAAGAGGCCGATAGTCGGCCCTATGTCTACTGCTTCCCACGACCCGAGGGATTGCAGGCCAAGATCACATCTCCTCATTTAGTCAATTTGGAGCAAATGCGGACGCTCGAGCTGGAGCTCTACAGCGGGTGCAATAGCGTCAAAACTGGCAAGATTCGCGTACGGCCTGCCACGGCTGGTCTTCGACTGAGGGTAGCCGAGGCAGAGGTGGTTGAAGGAAGTGTTACCATCTCCACAAATAGCGAGTCTGGAAATATTGGGATTACGCAGTTGGAGCCGCAGTCCATACTGCGGCTTCGTATTCCTTATACGGTCGAAGAGGTTCATCCGATGCTGTCCGCAAGGGCAGAGGTTTTATACGAGACGGACAGCGGCCGCTTCTCTTACAGTTCTCTTCATAACATTGTTTCCGCTCTGCCGATCAGCGTCAACGTGCAAGACGTCTTCAAGGACCAAGTTCTTTTCTCTCGATTCACCGTCAGTCCCGCGATGATGATACCCCTTCGAGTTCTAAAATGCAGTATCCCCAGCTCCGATGTCTACGAGGTTCAGTCGAACGTGAAGGATCCCGTGGCAATGGACGTATTTCCAAAGCAGCCAGCGTCCTTGTTATACAGAATCCAGCAGCGAAAGGATAGTGTTACTTCACCAAGTTCAAGACGCTCTCTCCGTCTCAGTGTCGAGTTTACTTGTGTGGACGACGAATGTCTGGACGCGGTCGAAACGAGGTTCAAGAGCTGTATTGGCGACAGTGATTTCCGCCAGTATACCACCTTGCTCACATCTCATATTGTGCAAGCATTCCGCACGCAACTGTCAACTGCAGACATGGAAGTAGTCGGGCTCATCCGCGAGCTGAGGACGCTGTCATATGCCAATGTTGGATGGGATGGGCTGCTCAGTGCACTCAAGGAGCCAGTCGACGGTTTAAAAGCATGGCTCATGGCATGGCACCAA AACAATCCCATCATTTCCCTCCCCAAACAGCCAACGATCCTCAGTCGTCGAATCGTGATTCCTGTTGACATACCCAAAATCCAAGTATTGCACACGGCGGAATTGCGACTCAAGAATCTCGCTGATCAGCCGAGACACGCGGCCGTCGGTCAGATGATTGCGGCCGAACTCGTTTTACGTCATACACGGAGATGGAGCTCGCCTGAGACTCGCGAGAACGCGGGGGGGACGCTGGAGTTTTCCTACGAGATTCATGCAAACCCGGAACTGTGGCTCATTGGAGGACGCAGGCGAGGAAACTTTGTCGCGTCCGAGAACGAAACACAAACATTTGCCGTCATGCTACTCCCCCAAAAAGCgggccatctcctccttccagGGCTGGAGATCAAAAGTTACGTCCCCGCGGCGCCACCCTCTACGGCGACGACGAGCCAACCAGGAAATCTAGCTGTGGGTGGAGCGCCATCCCTGCAGCGACGACAGATCCCGAGCGAGGTCGATTACCGCAATCACGGAGAGACTGTGTTGGTGCTTCCTGATCTACGGCAGACGACAGTCAGTCTCAGCCCGGCAGGGGGAGGACATGGCGGCTCGTGGTTGATAAATTCAGAGAGTCGAAATGAGGTACATGCATGA
- a CDS encoding putative membrane-tethered transcription factor (SPT23), which translates to MMGAVEVASSPVFPSLDPIVVDDEMENPYQDTDLNFLDSTRLQMNEAAGQDFDDLFARSHSSHTVTDSESVCLSPSELSIKRHFQEHDALRQPKIVASDSPAESLDNSSPSSSSDSPRNHGRNTSVASTTSVTNSDQANIMPFGYATEDWINSELGSMKEETSMFGFDPSLPAMESVFPVETDLESSNKAMDAAFDFESAASSPSALKTDPTAQPKIQKRPKSQMRGTSHSIPRQSASPQSRHSVSPFTAGKMPSQSRSSSSHWAGQSPSSLLEESFGGINMNGGSPLNGNFNFASNGFPFGINFAPSPPQNNMKAEATQRHVLTVHPTSLKSRVETQIPIRLTLYPMPSGVKKLRLPTHTISKPKFLAPPSADRSADTLQLHTSLVCTSAMQDQTKLRKAFARARGETRYRASSSSPNATEELPEDDKPLDGGEVKICAGCIQRERKRAFRKKQRKPEEDELFQKDEEKRVIVFNTNEIKDWAEPSKHAMPGYTDAPAPVIPAGAMQVELPMRIACYCRHQNEKLGFQVIFTVKDHMDNVIAQAITNSIMITDDHKTHAPPAPPAPGPSPSLPDGTQLPGVGVFPSGLPVETAKSPVQSFRSSSTTDLQGLQQRFNSQYQMSTGSFTTSAQNGQNGQKNATASSQTPRSLSRQTSPNDFPGPMTKRRKHSNSGRLPSDLTMTKLENGQSSVGGSNSGVLGNDTSFNAARGFASPAERPFVTPSAMSGQFANRPPTPNSGDNNPFFNPSATQTSLDTFIQQQLMSAPNSAQPSRPGTPGNSARHGFQDQSINISLGSSTSTPAWPPLTNAGNRLPSVIHKVVPAEGSITGGTEVTLLGSGFYPGMEVVFGDTLATTTTFWGDKCLNCLTPPALQPGMVAVVFKHEHPTFGQMQPAQPLMPKQQQFFRYVDDRELQMYRLALGILGQKLGNQADAFQTAQQIMGSDPKAVFNLQKDFSAGSGGHQRQVPGLESQGELSDLDSKMLTYLEFIDLDDNPRPPKYNSRCATGQTLLHFASSLGLTRFVAGLLARGANPEVQDNIGNTPMHLAALHGHAHIVNKLRLAGADVNARSIRGFTPADLATTLPAHQAALIPARHNRSRSVGSVTSSRRRHSSSASLHSLWESSSVSGSIDPAVYDSHDEEDDSDDQVDFTISRRSSVHQDVPGPLPSPEQATAAQEARPFSPPAALVAWRNQLQAQINQFQQSVANAFPNLPALPPMPALPDYQAHPMMRRITNLVPHRPTTSWSSKDGWWDLLTGNSAPSATEPPSYEELYPGQDRQDEEEASQLKKATLLRAAAEAAVDQHFESQANTSVAESSKQDNDDIKDIRIGSKLISREQQKHLREQQARRMKGLGSDRNLYFIWLPLLLLVICAWMRSYVPGIWQGALDVYGFVKTRYMRGTLDVGS; encoded by the exons ATGATGGGAGCTGTGGAGGTTGCCTCATCTCCCGTATTTCCCTCCCTGGATCCTATTgtcgtcgatgatgagatggaaaATCCCTATCAAGATACCGATTTAAACTTTCTCGACTCTACGAGACTACAGATGAACGAGGCCGCCGGCCAGGATTTCGACGATCTCTTTGCCCGTTCCCACTCCTCCCACACGGTCACCGACTCAGAATCTGTGTGTTTGTCTCCCTCAGAACTCTCCATAAAGAGACACTTTCAGGAACACGATGCACTGAGGCAACCCAAGATTGTTGCTTCAGACTCCCCTGCCGAATCTCTGGATAACTCGAGTCCCAGTTCTTCATCCGATTCTCCGCGGAATCACGGCCGTAACACCTCCGTGGCTTCGACCACTTCCGTTACTAATAGCGACCAAGCCAACATAATGCCATTTGGCTACGCAACTGAAGATTGGATCAACTCGGAGCTCGGTTCAATGAAGGAGGAAACATCGATGTTTGGCTTTGACCCTTCCTTGCCGGCAATGGAGAGTGTCTTCCCCGTCGAAACCGACCTCGAATCAAGCAACAAGGCGATGGATGCAGCTTTCGATTTTGAGAGTGCAGCCAGTAGCCCCAGTGCTCTGAAGACTGACCCGACCGCTCAGCCAAAAATCCAGAAGCGTCCGAAGTCGCAAATGCGGGGGACGTCTCATTCCATCCCGAGGCAATCAGCTTCTCCG CAATCTCGCCATTCGGTCTCTCCTTTTACAGCGGGCAAAATGCCCAGCCAAAGTAGGTCGTCATCAAGTCATTGGGCGGGACAGTCACCGTCGTCTCTCTTGGAGGAAAGTTTTGGCGGCATCAACATGAACGGCGGATCTCCACTGAACGGGAACTTCAACTTTGCCTCGAACGGGTTTCCTTTCGGCATCAACTTTGCGCCGTCTCCCCCTCAGAACAATATGAAAGCGGAAGCGACGCAGCGTCACGTCCTCACCGTTCATCCCACTTCACTGAAGTCCCGCGTAGAAACACAAATTCCCATCCGGCTGACTCTCTATCCAATGCCCTCCGGCGTCAAGAAATTACGACTGCCTACCCACACCATCTCGAAGCCGAAAttccttgctcctccgtcTGCTGATCGTTCGGCTGATACCTTGCAACTGCATACGAGTCTTGTCTGCACTAGCGCGATGCAGGATCAGACGAAACTGAGGAAGGCATTTGCACGAGCAAGGGGCGAGACGCGGTACCGCGCCTCGAGCTCTAGCCCGAATGCCACGGAAGAATTACCAGAAGATGACAAGCCCTTGGACGGCGGGGAGGTGAAAATCTGCGCTGGATGCATACAGCGTGAACGGAAGCGCGCTttcagaaagaagcagagaaaaccggaggaggatgagtTGTTTCAaaaggacgaggagaagcgagTGATCGTCTTTAACACCAACGAGATCAAAGATTGGGCAGAGCCCTCCAAGCATGCTATGCCAGGCTACACTGATGCTCCTGCGCCAGTTATTCCCGCTGGAGCAATGCAAGTCGAACTTCCAATGCGAATTGCATGCTACTGCAGGCACCAGAACGAAAAGCTCGGGTTTCAGGTCATTTTCACAGTCAAAGACCATATGGATAATGTCATTGCCCAGGCAATCACAAACTCCATCATGATCACGGATGATCACAAGACGCACGCTCCCCCGGCTCCTCCCGCCCCGGGCCCTTCTCCATCCCTCCCTGATGGGACACAGTTGCCGGGAGTAGGCGTCTTTCCGTCAGGCCTTCCCGTCGAGACCGCGAAGTCGCCAGTCCAGTCGTTCCGATCATCCTCGACTACGGATCTACAGGGTCTTCAGCAACGGTTCAACTCGCAGTATCAGATGTCGACAGGCTCCTTCACCACCTCCGCTCAGAATGGCCAGAACGGCCAGAAGAACGCCACCGCAAGCTCGCAAACGCCTCGCAGTCTTTCGCGACAGACTTCGCCGAATGACTTCCCGGGACCCATGACCAAGCGACGGAAACACAGCAATTCCGGCCGCCTTCCGTCAGATCTGACCATGACCAAGCTTGAGAACGGACAGTCATCTGTGGGTGGGTCCAATTCAGGGGTCTTAGGAAACGACACTTCTTTCAATGCGGCACGTGGTTTTGCGTCCCCGGCGGAGAGGCCCTTTGTGACACCGTCCGCCATGTCGGGTCAGTTCGCCAACCGGCCACCAACACCCAATAGCGGAGATAACAATCCTTTCTTCAATCCCAGCGCGACCCAAACCAGCTTGGATACATTCATTCAACAGCAGTTAATGTCGGCGCCAAACTCGGCTCAGCCTAGCCGCCCTGGAACGCCCGGTAACTCAGCGCGCCACGGTTTCCAGGATCAGTCCATCAACATCTCATTAGGCTCAAGCACATCTACTCCCGCTTGGCCTCCTCTCACAAATGCTGGCAACCGGCTGCCTTCTGTCATTCACAAGGTTGTCCCAGCAGAAGGCTCCATCACAGGAGGCACAGAAGTGACGCTGTTAGGAAGTGGCTTCTACCCTGGTATGGAGGTTGTCTTCGGTGATACCCTGGCCACAACAACGACTTTTTGGGGTGATAAGTGCCTAAATTGCTTGACTCCGCCAGCCCTCCAGCCTGGCATGGTGGCTGTCGTGTTCAAGCATGAGCATCCGACATTTGGTCAAATGCAGCCGGCTCAGCCTCTGATgcccaagcagcagcaattcTTCCGGTACGTTGACGACAGAGAGCTCCAGATGTATCGCCTTGCACTTGGCATTCTGGGGCAGAAGCTGGGCAACCAGGCAGATGCGTTTCAAACTGCTCAGCAGATCATGGGTAGCGATCCCAAGGCTGTTTTCAACCTTCAGAAAGACTTCTCCGCCGGTTCTGGCGGCCATCAGCGACAGGTTCCTGGCCTAGAGTCTCAGGGCGAACTCAGCGATCTGGACTCGAAGATGTTGACGTATCTTGAATTCATCGACCTTGACGACAACCCGCGGCCGCCGAAGTATAACTCGCGCTGCGCGACCGGGCAAACTCTGCTTCATTTCGCCTCATCCTTAGGCCTGACTCGTTTCGTTGCCGGACTGCTCGCCCGAGGAGCGAACCCGGAGGTACAGGACAATATCGGAAACACGCCCATGCACCTGGCCGCCTTGCATGGTCATGCGCATATTGTGAACAAGCTGCGTTTGGCTGGTGCGGACGTCAACGCTCGCAGCATCAGGGGTTTCACTCCGGCCGACCTAGCCACAACTCTTCCAGCCCACCAGGCTGCACTGATTCCTGCTCGGCACAACCGCTCCCGTAGCGTTGGGTCGGTAACCTCGTCGCGACGCAGGCATAGCAGTTCTGCTTCCCTTCACTCCCTCTGGGAATCGTCGTCTGTATCGGGATCAATTGATCCGGCGGTCTACGACTCtcatgatgaagaggatgattcAGATGACCAAGTGGACTTTACTATATCTCGACGCTCGAGCGTTCACCAAGATGTCCCCGGCCCGCTACCCTCGCCTGAACAGGCAACAGCGGCCCAAGAGGCACGCCCGTTCTCACCTCCGGCAGCTCTGGTGGCCTGGCGGAACCAGCTCCAGGCTCAAATAAATCAATTCCAGCAGAGCGTCGCGAATGCCTTCCCGAACCTCCCTGCTCTGCCGCCAATGCCTGCTTTGCCAGATTATCAAGCTCATCCGATGATGCGCCGGATTACAAATCTTGTTCCTCATCGGCCAACCACATCCTGGTCCTCGAAGGACGGCTGGTGGGACCTCTTGACGGGCAATTCCGCACCCAGTGCGACTGAACCGCCTTCTTACGAGGAGCTGTACCCGGGCCAAGATCGTcaggacgaggaagaggcatcGCAACTAAAGAAAGCAACGTTGCTAAGGGCGGCAGCCGAGGCGGCCGTGGATCAGCATTTTGAGTCACAGGCCAACACTTCGGTGGCAGAATCTAGTAAACAGGATAACGATgacatcaaagacatccgAATCGGCTCTAAATTGATTTCCCGCGAGCAACAGAAGCACCTTAGAGAGCAGCAAGCTCGCAGGATGAAGGGATTGGGTAGCGATCGAAATCTCTACTTCATTTGG cttcctcttctactTCTAGTCATTTGCGCGTGGATGCGAAGTTACGTCCCAGGCATCTGGCAAGGTGCGTTAGACGTCTATGGATTCGTGAAGACGCGTTATATGCGGGGCACGCTGGACGTTGGCTCTTAG